A DNA window from Chryseobacterium sp. MEBOG06 contains the following coding sequences:
- a CDS encoding GEVED domain-containing protein has product MKKITTLSAVALCSLMNAQVQYCMPAFQYGADSNMISNVTFGNINNSSSVQSSNAQIYENFTSISTDLQAGNSYPISVKGPSSTFPSDVVVFIDFNQNGNFDDAGESFYIGRIAAANPANAFTINSSIVIPATAANGSTRMRVLKNTNVSAYSDPNAPNSINSACDSSLRAGQTEEYTVNILGSTANFPFPYCGTENVTSLTVSEIGGVEFAGMVNNSVINGNSDVLENFTSVVFNVNRGNNYPIKVIGGTHGQSTVSAYAYIDFNHNNLFDSDEVFNLGYLDNSNPVAGDQSGVVLGNITIPMNALLGETRFRLVKAYESNSWMGVLENLPCPKAWFIGQVEDYTINVQLESLSTAEVSKNSTALVKIYPNPATGSATIKMKEGLDKYEIYTLSGQKIEEGTSLAINMENLIPGTYMIRILTKDKKVITEKIIKK; this is encoded by the coding sequence ATGAAAAAAATAACTACCCTTTCTGCTGTTGCTCTCTGTTCACTGATGAATGCTCAGGTACAGTACTGTATGCCTGCCTTTCAGTATGGAGCTGACAGCAATATGATTAGCAATGTTACCTTTGGGAATATTAATAATTCCTCATCCGTTCAGTCTTCAAATGCACAGATCTATGAAAACTTCACTTCTATATCCACAGATCTGCAGGCAGGAAACTCGTATCCGATTTCAGTGAAAGGCCCATCCAGTACTTTCCCAAGTGATGTGGTAGTATTTATCGATTTTAATCAGAATGGGAATTTTGATGATGCAGGTGAAAGTTTTTATATCGGAAGAATTGCGGCTGCTAATCCTGCTAATGCTTTCACAATCAACAGTTCCATCGTTATCCCGGCTACTGCTGCGAATGGAAGTACAAGAATGAGAGTTCTTAAAAATACAAATGTTTCAGCCTATTCAGATCCTAATGCTCCCAATTCTATCAATTCAGCCTGTGACTCAAGCTTAAGGGCAGGGCAGACAGAAGAATATACGGTGAATATTTTGGGAAGCACCGCGAATTTTCCTTTCCCGTACTGTGGTACTGAAAATGTAACGAGTCTTACAGTAAGTGAAATTGGTGGAGTAGAATTTGCAGGAATGGTCAATAACAGTGTTATCAATGGTAATTCGGATGTTCTTGAGAATTTTACAAGTGTTGTTTTCAATGTTAACCGTGGAAATAATTACCCGATTAAAGTAATAGGAGGCACTCACGGACAATCTACGGTATCAGCCTATGCTTATATAGATTTCAATCACAATAACCTTTTTGATAGCGATGAAGTATTCAATTTAGGGTATCTGGATAACTCCAATCCTGTTGCTGGTGACCAATCCGGCGTGGTTTTAGGGAATATTACAATACCTATGAATGCTTTGTTGGGAGAGACCCGTTTCAGACTGGTAAAAGCATATGAATCAAACTCGTGGATGGGAGTATTGGAAAATCTTCCATGTCCTAAGGCCTGGTTTATAGGACAGGTGGAAGATTATACAATCAATGTACAGCTTGAAAGCCTCTCTACAGCTGAGGTTTCTAAAAATTCAACAGCTCTGGTGAAGATATATCCTAATCCAGCAACAGGTTCCGCAACGATCAAAATGAAAGAAGGTCTCGATAAATATGAGATTTATACGCTGTCAGGGCAGAAAATAGAGGAAGGAACTTCTCTGGCCATAAATATGGAAAACCTTATTCCGGGAACATATATGATCAGAATCCTTACAAAAGATAAAAAAGTAATCACCGAAAAAATCATTAAAAAATAA
- a CDS encoding GLPGLI family protein, with product MKKTVLIAVLSAGFWAQAQTHRFIYDVVYKKDPASEILTKENFHLDIHPDRTDYYQRDFFIADSLISNNIEFPKDAKLNTSTIVSHKPGEEMYNEYDLLENTILKLQTNDTQNWKLTNESKKVKNFTLQKATTHYGGREWTAWFAKEIPFQEGPYKFHGLPGLIIELYDDKSNYKFELVKSTKLDKPVKNMFIDMAKQNGVATPWEKYKSTKLAFYESPINFIRNGIQGDQFFLNDGTQVNAANRREVNERLKETIKKYNNPIDLDKKINYK from the coding sequence ATGAAAAAAACAGTACTTATTGCAGTTCTTTCTGCAGGGTTCTGGGCACAAGCTCAAACCCACCGCTTTATCTATGATGTTGTTTATAAAAAAGATCCTGCATCAGAAATTCTTACAAAAGAAAATTTTCACCTGGACATACATCCGGACAGAACAGATTATTATCAGAGAGATTTTTTTATTGCCGATTCACTGATCAGTAATAATATTGAGTTTCCAAAAGATGCTAAACTCAATACTTCCACTATCGTTTCGCATAAACCGGGAGAAGAGATGTATAACGAATATGATTTGCTGGAAAACACGATCTTAAAACTGCAGACTAATGATACTCAAAACTGGAAACTGACAAACGAAAGTAAAAAAGTTAAGAATTTTACCTTACAGAAAGCAACCACTCATTATGGAGGCAGAGAATGGACTGCATGGTTTGCTAAAGAAATCCCTTTTCAGGAAGGTCCGTACAAATTTCATGGCCTGCCGGGGCTGATCATAGAGCTTTATGATGATAAAAGTAACTATAAATTTGAACTGGTGAAATCTACAAAGCTCGATAAGCCGGTGAAAAATATGTTTATAGATATGGCAAAGCAAAACGGTGTCGCCACCCCATGGGAAAAGTATAAAAGTACAAAACTGGCCTTTTATGAATCTCCTATTAATTTCATCAGGAATGGAATACAGGGCGATCAGTTTTTCCTGAATGACGGAACGCAGGTGAATGCTGCCAATAGACGTGAAGTAAATGAAAGATTAAAAGAAACCATTAAAAAGTATAATAATCCAATTGATCTGGATAAGAAAATCAATTATAAATAA
- a CDS encoding DEAD/DEAH box helicase encodes MAEYILEDVNISTLSVYDLLKHTTDSAFIGIKDFYGIYPVTIENNTGTFTKRTSLQDFPIVTVSRIGHSVLCSCTCDNAQNQLCSHQTEIIHAILEEKNFRAFFDDTLRKNMFIPKAKAYGLEHEPDLDLYFQLNYTEGKIEILPKIKEILPLDGLILERDFIPQQPSLLDQLSLLANGKKQILVMGKHRYYNHLVFSLMESEITQNGKIKNPVTSVDTMQLIWKAEKPQDIKFYTAVTSFQNNYNEDYNHSELEALKLIVQNPLELEVYYHDREIAETISAKSLTPIELKTLDAEVQLSVFKKDPFYEITGELQFNDLSIPFKNIVLKNEYFIYNKNVFSFIDHPDLLRIIRFFKANNEILLIHSSKYDDFMQNILSTLEERIHINYNYIQTATKAQLEDKNYQIEKVVYLRQQENYIGITPVMKYGQVEVPVYSRKQIFDMDQNGNPFKIERNDAAEARFTSLIMQQHPDFEEQMDGYQYFYLHRDKFLDNNWFLEAFDVWRNEGITILGFNELKNNKLNAHRAKINIQITSGLDWFNAKLKVGFGQKEATLKQLHRSIRNKSKFVQLDDGTLGILPEEWVEKISAYFQAGEIDEELLKIPKINFTEISSLFEKEVLNKEVQNEITTYSSQFSKAKKIPVVSIPATLNAELRDYQHDGLNWLNFLDGFNFGGCLADDMGLGKTIQIIAFILSQREKRGHTTNLIVVPTSLLFNWQEEISRFAPSIKVLLHYGADRSKTIIHMPEYEVVLTTYGMLLSDIRFLKTLHFNYIFLDESQTIKNPNSERYKAARLLQSRNRIVLTGTPVENSTFDLYSQLSFACPGLLGSKQSFKDIYAIPIDKFEYSKRAVELQQKIKPFILRRTKKQVAKELPEKTETVIYCEMNSEQRRIYDAYEKELREFIASNDDDELNKNSMHVLTGLTRLRQICNSPALIKEGYSGENAVKIEILTEQILGKSKDHKILVFSQFVGMLDLVKAELEKHGISFEYLTGQTKNRGEKVSNFQKNKNVRVFLISLKAGGVGLNLTQADYIYLIDPWWNPAIENQAIDRSYRIGQTKNVIAVRMICSNTVEEKILILQKKKKLLAQNLLQTDGKKLQGLSKRDLMDLLETDSQK; translated from the coding sequence ATGGCAGAATATATTCTTGAAGATGTCAATATCAGCACCCTATCCGTGTATGATCTGTTGAAACATACCACAGACAGTGCGTTTATTGGTATCAAAGATTTTTACGGAATTTACCCTGTAACCATTGAAAATAATACAGGAACATTTACAAAAAGAACATCTCTTCAGGATTTTCCTATCGTTACTGTGAGCAGGATTGGCCATTCTGTTCTTTGCTCCTGTACCTGTGATAATGCGCAGAATCAGCTCTGTTCCCATCAGACAGAAATTATCCATGCTATTCTGGAAGAAAAAAATTTCCGGGCGTTTTTTGATGATACGCTTCGTAAGAATATGTTTATCCCAAAAGCAAAGGCATATGGTCTGGAACATGAACCAGATCTCGATCTTTATTTTCAGTTGAACTATACAGAAGGCAAAATTGAAATTCTTCCCAAAATCAAAGAGATATTACCTCTGGATGGCCTGATATTAGAAAGAGATTTTATTCCGCAGCAGCCTTCTCTTCTGGATCAACTTTCATTACTGGCAAACGGCAAAAAGCAGATATTAGTGATGGGAAAACACCGTTACTATAATCATCTGGTTTTTTCTTTAATGGAGTCAGAAATTACCCAAAACGGAAAAATTAAAAACCCGGTTACTTCTGTAGATACCATGCAGCTGATATGGAAAGCGGAAAAACCACAGGATATTAAATTCTACACGGCCGTTACCTCTTTCCAAAATAATTATAACGAAGATTATAATCACTCAGAACTTGAAGCTTTAAAACTGATTGTACAGAATCCTCTGGAGCTGGAGGTATATTATCATGACCGCGAAATTGCAGAAACCATCTCTGCAAAGTCGCTTACCCCTATTGAACTTAAAACTTTAGATGCAGAGGTACAACTATCTGTATTTAAGAAAGATCCTTTTTATGAAATAACAGGAGAATTACAGTTCAATGATCTCTCCATACCTTTTAAAAATATTGTTCTTAAAAATGAATATTTTATATATAACAAAAACGTATTCAGCTTCATAGACCATCCGGACCTCCTCAGAATCATTAGATTTTTTAAAGCTAATAACGAGATTCTGCTTATTCATTCTTCAAAATATGATGATTTTATGCAAAACATCCTGTCTACTCTTGAAGAACGTATACACATCAATTATAACTACATACAAACAGCAACGAAAGCACAGCTTGAAGATAAAAATTATCAGATAGAAAAGGTTGTTTATCTTCGTCAGCAGGAAAATTATATCGGAATTACGCCTGTAATGAAGTATGGCCAGGTAGAAGTTCCGGTATACTCCAGGAAGCAGATTTTTGATATGGATCAAAATGGAAATCCATTTAAGATAGAAAGAAATGATGCTGCAGAAGCCCGCTTCACTTCTCTGATTATGCAGCAGCATCCTGATTTTGAAGAGCAGATGGACGGCTATCAGTATTTTTATCTGCACAGAGATAAGTTCCTGGATAACAACTGGTTTCTTGAAGCATTTGATGTATGGCGCAATGAAGGAATTACCATACTCGGTTTCAATGAATTAAAAAACAATAAACTTAATGCTCACCGGGCGAAGATCAACATTCAGATTACCAGCGGACTGGATTGGTTTAATGCCAAGCTAAAAGTAGGATTCGGACAAAAAGAAGCAACACTGAAGCAGCTTCACAGAAGTATCCGCAATAAAAGCAAATTTGTACAGCTGGATGATGGTACTTTGGGCATCCTTCCGGAAGAATGGGTAGAAAAAATATCCGCTTATTTTCAGGCCGGCGAAATTGATGAGGAATTACTAAAAATTCCAAAGATTAATTTTACTGAAATTTCCTCACTTTTTGAAAAAGAAGTACTTAATAAAGAAGTTCAGAATGAAATTACAACCTACTCATCACAATTTTCAAAGGCTAAAAAAATACCTGTAGTGAGTATTCCAGCTACGCTAAATGCTGAATTGAGAGATTATCAGCATGATGGACTGAACTGGCTGAACTTTCTTGATGGATTTAATTTTGGAGGATGTCTGGCTGATGATATGGGACTTGGAAAAACCATTCAGATTATTGCATTTATTTTGTCACAGCGGGAAAAGCGGGGGCATACCACCAATCTCATTGTAGTACCTACTTCCCTGCTTTTCAACTGGCAGGAAGAAATCAGCAGGTTTGCACCTTCTATAAAAGTTTTACTGCATTACGGAGCAGACAGATCCAAAACAATTATTCATATGCCTGAATATGAAGTAGTCCTCACCACTTATGGAATGCTGCTTTCCGATATTCGGTTTCTTAAAACACTCCATTTCAATTATATTTTTCTTGATGAATCACAAACCATTAAGAATCCAAATTCAGAGAGATATAAGGCTGCCCGTCTGCTTCAGTCGAGAAATAGAATTGTATTGACAGGAACGCCTGTAGAAAACAGTACTTTTGACCTTTACAGCCAGCTTTCTTTTGCCTGTCCCGGGTTGTTGGGAAGCAAGCAGTCTTTTAAAGATATTTATGCTATTCCTATTGATAAATTTGAATACAGTAAACGTGCTGTAGAACTTCAGCAGAAGATAAAACCATTTATCCTCAGAAGAACCAAAAAACAGGTAGCCAAAGAACTTCCTGAGAAGACGGAAACGGTGATTTACTGTGAAATGAATTCAGAACAGCGCCGGATCTATGATGCTTATGAAAAAGAACTCCGGGAATTCATTGCCAGCAATGACGATGACGAACTCAATAAAAACAGTATGCATGTTCTTACAGGGCTTACAAGGCTTCGGCAAATCTGCAACTCTCCTGCACTGATTAAAGAAGGATATTCCGGGGAAAATGCCGTAAAAATCGAGATTCTGACAGAACAGATTCTCGGAAAATCAAAAGACCATAAGATCCTGGTATTTTCACAATTTGTGGGGATGCTGGATCTGGTTAAAGCTGAATTGGAAAAACACGGTATTTCATTCGAATACCTTACAGGGCAAACAAAAAACCGAGGAGAAAAAGTCTCTAATTTTCAGAAAAATAAAAATGTCAGAGTATTCCTTATCAGCTTAAAGGCGGGAGGTGTTGGGCTTAACCTTACCCAGGCTGATTATATTTATCTGATAGATCCTTGGTGGAATCCTGCTATTGAAAACCAGGCAATTGACCGAAGCTACCGTATTGGACAAACTAAAAATGTAATTGCCGTCCGAATGATCTGTTCCAATACCGTGGAAGAGAAAATACTGATCCTTCAAAAGAAAAAAAAGCTGCTGGCCCAAAATCTGCTCCAGACGGATGGAAAAAAACTACAGGGATTATCAAAGCGTGACCTGATGGACTTGCTGGAAACCGATTCTCAGAAATAA
- a CDS encoding catalase, whose translation MKQDKLTNRTGAPVSDNQSILTAGRRGPALLQDIWFLEKMAHFDREVIPERRMHAKGSGAFGVFKVTHDITKYTRAKLFSTVGKETPLFIRFSTVAGERGAADAERDIRGFALKFYTEEGNWDLVGNNTPVFFLRDPLKFPDLNHAVKRDPRTNMRSADNNWDFWTLLPESLHQVTITMSDRGIPKSYRHMDGFGSHTFSFINDENKRFWVKFHFKTQQGIQNISNAEAKSIIGEDRESHQKDLYESIKAGNFPKWTMYVQIMKEEEADRYSVNPFDLTKVWPHGDYPLIQVGEFTLNRNPSNYFAEVEQAAFNPASIVPGIGFSPDKMLQGRLFSYGDTQRYRLGVNHHQIPVNAPKCPYHSYHRDGAMRTDGNFESTQGYEPNSFKQWEEQPDFSEPPLKINGDAGHWDHREDDDYFSQPGNLFRLMSDVQKEILFQNTAEAVGEAQQFIQIRHIRNCYQADPAYGEGVAEALGLSMQSVFDYEGYEMKRILK comes from the coding sequence ATGAAGCAAGATAAACTAACCAATCGAACCGGTGCACCGGTATCAGATAACCAGAGTATTTTAACAGCAGGCAGACGAGGTCCGGCTTTACTGCAGGATATCTGGTTTTTAGAGAAAATGGCCCATTTTGACAGGGAAGTTATTCCTGAACGAAGGATGCATGCTAAGGGATCCGGAGCTTTTGGTGTTTTTAAAGTAACACATGATATTACAAAATATACCAGGGCCAAACTGTTTTCCACAGTAGGAAAAGAAACGCCATTATTTATTCGTTTTTCTACAGTAGCAGGAGAAAGAGGTGCAGCAGATGCTGAAAGAGATATACGAGGCTTCGCATTAAAATTTTATACCGAAGAAGGGAATTGGGATTTGGTGGGAAATAATACCCCTGTTTTTTTTCTGCGTGATCCTTTAAAATTTCCGGATTTAAATCATGCCGTAAAAAGAGATCCCCGAACCAATATGAGAAGTGCAGATAATAACTGGGATTTCTGGACATTGTTACCGGAATCGCTACATCAGGTAACGATTACCATGAGTGACCGTGGAATTCCGAAGTCATATAGACATATGGATGGTTTTGGAAGCCATACATTCAGTTTTATCAATGATGAAAATAAACGTTTTTGGGTTAAATTCCATTTTAAAACACAGCAGGGTATTCAGAATATCAGTAATGCAGAAGCAAAATCAATCATTGGAGAAGACAGGGAAAGTCATCAAAAAGATTTGTATGAAAGTATTAAGGCAGGTAATTTTCCGAAATGGACGATGTATGTTCAGATTATGAAAGAAGAAGAAGCAGACCGCTATTCTGTTAATCCATTTGATTTAACAAAAGTTTGGCCGCATGGAGATTATCCCTTAATTCAGGTAGGAGAATTTACCCTTAACAGAAATCCTTCCAATTATTTTGCAGAAGTTGAACAGGCAGCATTCAATCCTGCATCTATTGTTCCGGGTATTGGTTTTTCACCTGATAAAATGCTTCAGGGACGGCTGTTTTCCTATGGAGATACCCAACGATACAGATTAGGGGTAAATCATCATCAGATACCTGTTAATGCGCCTAAATGCCCTTATCATTCTTATCACCGTGATGGAGCAATGCGTACAGACGGTAATTTTGAAAGCACCCAGGGATATGAACCTAACAGTTTTAAACAATGGGAAGAGCAGCCTGATTTTAGTGAGCCACCTTTAAAAATAAATGGAGATGCCGGCCATTGGGACCACCGTGAAGATGATGATTATTTTTCTCAACCAGGGAATCTTTTCAGACTTATGTCGGATGTGCAAAAAGAGATCTTATTTCAGAATACAGCAGAAGCAGTAGGTGAGGCACAGCAGTTTATTCAGATCCGCCATATAAGAAATTGTTATCAGGCTGATCCAGCGTACGGTGAAGGAGTAGCTGAAGCACTTGGGTTATCCATGCAGTCAGTATTTGATTATGAGGGATATGAAATGAAGAGAATTTTGAAGTAG
- a CDS encoding SDR family oxidoreductase: protein MKTIFITGASTGLGKATAQLFQNKGWKVIATMRNPEAGAELSVLENVTVLPLDVTNPEQIKSTVNQVLEAGDIDVVFNNAGYGLLGPVEALTDEQIVRQLDTNLLGVIRVTQAFIPYFREKKNGMFISTTSIGGLIAFPLNSIYHATKWALEGWSESLAFELNQFGVDVKTVSPGGIKTDFVSRSLDSATSPAYEEMTNSLFSKMEGMMQAASSPEQIAEVVYEAATDGKQKLRYVAGEDAIALYAQRLELGDEAFRDQLGKQFI, encoded by the coding sequence ATGAAAACAATTTTTATAACAGGTGCTTCTACAGGATTAGGAAAAGCAACTGCTCAATTATTTCAAAACAAAGGATGGAAAGTGATAGCTACAATGAGAAACCCCGAAGCGGGTGCAGAACTTTCTGTTTTAGAAAATGTAACAGTATTACCACTGGATGTTACCAATCCTGAACAAATAAAATCAACGGTAAATCAGGTACTTGAAGCTGGTGATATAGATGTTGTTTTTAATAATGCCGGATATGGGCTTTTAGGTCCAGTGGAAGCCTTAACTGACGAACAGATTGTAAGACAGCTGGATACTAATCTATTGGGGGTGATCCGGGTAACACAGGCATTTATACCTTATTTCAGAGAAAAAAAGAATGGGATGTTTATTTCTACCACATCCATCGGCGGATTGATTGCCTTTCCTTTGAATTCTATTTATCATGCTACTAAATGGGCATTGGAAGGCTGGAGTGAAAGCCTTGCTTTTGAGCTAAACCAATTTGGCGTGGATGTCAAAACAGTTTCTCCGGGCGGGATCAAAACAGATTTTGTAAGCCGTTCTCTGGATTCTGCAACAAGTCCCGCATATGAAGAAATGACAAATTCTCTTTTTTCAAAAATGGAAGGTATGATGCAGGCAGCGTCTTCTCCGGAGCAGATTGCTGAAGTAGTATATGAAGCTGCTACAGATGGGAAACAGAAATTGAGATATGTGGCTGGTGAAGATGCAATAGCATTGTATGCTCAGCGTCTGGAACTGGGTGATGAAGCGTTCAGAGATCAATTAGGCAAACAATTCATTTAG
- a CDS encoding helix-turn-helix domain-containing protein, with translation MEKKDNSPMKISSISQLHDLLKLPKPLHPLVSLVDNTKMSVEKGMLGRSFILNFYKISYKYSTVGKMGYGQGYYDFNEGGMMFTAPGQVLSTDENAEYSGYTLLVHPDFIRSYPLAKNIKNFGFFSYDTNEALHLSDQEKTRITGLLDSITNELNTTIDEVSQDVIVSYIEVLLNYSNRFYKRQFITRKAVNSDLLTNMDSILEEYFNHQETLNKGLPTVDFLASKLNLSPHYLSDMLRNLTGQNAQQHIHEKLIEKAKEYLATTNFSVSEVAYALGFEHPQSFNKLFKKKTDETPLSYRQSFN, from the coding sequence ATGGAAAAGAAAGATAATAGTCCGATGAAAATTTCGTCCATATCACAGCTGCATGACCTGTTGAAGCTTCCTAAGCCTCTTCACCCACTGGTAAGTCTTGTGGATAATACAAAAATGTCTGTTGAAAAAGGGATGCTCGGAAGAAGTTTTATTTTGAATTTTTATAAAATCTCTTACAAATATTCCACTGTTGGAAAAATGGGGTATGGACAAGGGTATTATGATTTTAATGAAGGAGGGATGATGTTCACTGCTCCAGGCCAGGTTCTTTCTACTGATGAAAATGCTGAATACAGCGGATACACTTTATTGGTACATCCGGATTTTATCAGAAGCTATCCGCTGGCAAAGAACATTAAAAACTTTGGTTTCTTTTCTTATGATACCAATGAGGCTCTGCATTTATCCGATCAGGAAAAAACAAGAATAACAGGACTTCTGGACAGCATTACAAATGAACTGAATACGACAATAGACGAGGTAAGCCAGGATGTTATTGTTTCCTATATAGAAGTTCTGCTCAATTACAGCAACCGTTTCTACAAGAGACAGTTTATCACAAGAAAGGCTGTGAATAGCGATCTGCTGACCAATATGGATAGCATACTGGAAGAGTATTTCAACCATCAGGAAACATTAAATAAAGGGCTTCCTACCGTTGATTTTCTGGCCTCTAAACTTAATCTTTCTCCACATTATCTGAGCGATATGCTAAGAAACCTTACCGGACAGAATGCTCAGCAGCACATCCATGAAAAACTGATTGAAAAGGCTAAAGAATACCTTGCCACTACCAATTTTTCAGTATCAGAGGTCGCATATGCTCTGGGATTTGAGCATCCACAGTCATTTAATAAGCTTTTTAAAAAGAAAACTGATGAAACTCCTTTAAGTTACAGGCAGTCATTTAATTAA
- a CDS encoding helix-turn-helix domain-containing protein, whose product MIDIKPKFEGLYIEKYKANDITKFQKSASRVNKLLLCFVSNGELNIQVNSFTFHIQSTSVVMLLPDTDLGTISCSNDVELSVFFISLDFISTYSFLTALLASDEIKFNPGIQVENTAAKLIWSTVKLIKEYHSKTKEESTAESVQYLLYALLELVSKLYLPVIKNNSLLQTRSQDIIEHFFELLNKHGHLQRGVLFYSDQLHLSPQYLSSLIKKETGKPIKQWISYMVIKHAKELLKTTSLSIKEISNQLQFVDSSLFCRYFRRCTGITANTYRENYKIKK is encoded by the coding sequence ATGATAGATATTAAGCCTAAATTTGAAGGATTATATATAGAAAAATATAAAGCAAATGACATCACTAAATTTCAAAAAAGTGCCAGCAGGGTCAATAAACTATTGCTTTGCTTTGTATCAAATGGAGAACTGAACATTCAGGTTAATTCTTTTACTTTTCATATCCAGAGTACATCTGTGGTAATGCTTTTACCAGATACAGATTTAGGCACTATTTCCTGCAGTAATGATGTTGAGTTGTCCGTATTTTTTATCTCACTGGATTTTATCAGTACTTACAGCTTTCTGACTGCTCTTCTCGCCAGTGACGAAATCAAATTCAACCCCGGAATACAGGTAGAAAATACCGCTGCAAAGCTTATCTGGTCTACAGTAAAGCTCATAAAGGAATACCACAGCAAAACAAAGGAAGAAAGTACGGCAGAGTCTGTACAATATCTTCTCTATGCCCTGCTTGAGCTGGTTTCAAAGCTTTATCTCCCGGTTATAAAAAACAACAGCCTTTTACAAACCCGAAGCCAGGATATCATAGAGCATTTCTTTGAACTGCTCAATAAACATGGTCATCTGCAAAGAGGTGTTCTCTTCTATTCGGATCAGCTTCATCTTTCCCCTCAGTATCTCAGCAGCCTGATAAAAAAGGAAACCGGAAAGCCTATTAAGCAATGGATAAGCTATATGGTAATAAAACATGCCAAAGAGCTTCTCAAAACCACTTCCCTTTCTATTAAAGAGATCAGCAATCAGCTTCAGTTTGTAGATTCCTCACTTTTCTGCAGGTATTTCAGGCGATGCACAGGAATTACAGCCAATACTTACAGGGAAAATTATAAGATCAAAAAGTAA
- a CDS encoding MFS transporter has product MHDRELYNAKMPAACFLLFFAHGLVFSSWASRIPVIKNALSINEAELGTLLLLMPVGQLSTMVLAGKLISRYGSSQVIKSCFLFYPVSLLLIGISPSYWVLGAVLFFFGVSGNLCNIAMNTQAIEIETMTKRTLLSSYHGAWCFAGLAGALVGLLMININVDTFYHFIFIFILVAGLWLYCRQHLTNIIHKVEPQTQSIFKSVNSTLVGLGIIGFLSMAIEGAMFDWSGVYFQTIVKAPEKLVILGYTSFILMMTLGRFVGNRVIEKYGKKTVLQGCGILMSSGLFLSIFFPELWVCVIAFMIIGLGGSLSVPSVYSAVGQVSTVAPSIALSFVSSISFLGFLMGPPLIGYIAEGFDLRYSYGLFACFGILLTVIAGQMKIFRNKG; this is encoded by the coding sequence ATGCACGATAGAGAATTATATAATGCGAAAATGCCTGCAGCCTGCTTTTTACTGTTCTTTGCTCACGGTCTTGTTTTTTCTTCATGGGCCAGCAGAATCCCTGTCATTAAAAACGCCCTTTCGATCAATGAGGCAGAGCTGGGAACTCTTTTACTTCTGATGCCGGTAGGTCAGCTTTCTACCATGGTACTTGCCGGAAAACTAATCAGCAGGTATGGAAGCAGCCAGGTCATTAAAAGCTGTTTTCTGTTCTATCCTGTTTCCCTTTTACTGATCGGAATTTCTCCTTCTTATTGGGTGCTGGGTGCTGTATTGTTTTTCTTTGGAGTTTCCGGAAATTTATGCAATATAGCGATGAATACACAGGCAATTGAAATTGAAACGATGACCAAAAGAACGCTTTTGTCATCTTATCATGGAGCCTGGTGTTTTGCCGGTCTGGCCGGAGCTCTTGTGGGGCTCCTGATGATCAATATCAATGTGGATACCTTCTATCATTTTATCTTTATTTTTATTCTTGTTGCAGGTTTATGGCTCTATTGCAGGCAGCATTTAACCAATATCATTCACAAAGTTGAGCCCCAGACACAATCTATTTTTAAATCAGTGAATTCTACTTTGGTAGGGCTTGGAATTATAGGATTTCTGAGTATGGCCATTGAAGGTGCGATGTTTGACTGGAGTGGAGTGTATTTTCAAACCATTGTAAAAGCCCCAGAAAAGCTTGTTATACTGGGATATACAAGTTTTATTTTAATGATGACTTTAGGACGCTTTGTAGGAAATCGTGTGATTGAGAAATATGGTAAGAAGACGGTATTGCAGGGCTGTGGTATTCTGATGAGCAGCGGTCTGTTTCTAAGCATTTTCTTTCCGGAATTATGGGTGTGTGTCATCGCTTTCATGATTATCGGGCTTGGCGGTTCTCTGAGCGTGCCGTCTGTTTACAGTGCTGTAGGACAGGTGAGCACGGTAGCACCCAGTATTGCGCTGTCATTTGTGTCCAGTATTTCCTTTTTAGGATTTTTGATGGGACCTCCTCTCATTGGATATATTGCTGAAGGTTTTGATCTTAGATATTCGTATGGACTTTTTGCCTGCTTTGGAATCCTGCTAACGGTAATTGCCGGACAGATGAAAATATTTAGAAATAAGGGTTAA